A stretch of Apostichopus japonicus isolate 1M-3 chromosome 9, ASM3797524v1, whole genome shotgun sequence DNA encodes these proteins:
- the LOC139974188 gene encoding uncharacterized protein: protein MSDDEMLVAQSPKTPFPASTITEGVLHPKDDGDCNDQSRKSRPRKRVTFDMQLKIHTIPNRIPVYERRPAYNNMGPPAHYSSLLNRGQNQRSLLPRPLDIKTRDRYLVGAANLSAKRIIDIFGSANNRHVSSPSPNRQRTSGYRNARRVPQYASPTISSSARLTQSLTESAATERHEPVMSRAAANLKQITDAIGEESPRNGEEQYFPRDAEMLETISNGVTGERDISANSVYGSQQTRTRVQSSPSRVQSYSYTQNNLSNSHHGGRFSHGPERLRSASLATPRPEPLDGGTGRLPIVTSEQIQLNNRYMTSRVNTGKDEQMRLSAHGRSDLYKSNSDEYANDKDFNGNVPNRTPSRCSTIDAYAIDGPDHSNVNSFNLSANGSATTRRIGSGRGQRRLITTPPSRAWEGFEMAITQPSLQVSALRTAVNLPHQSSPISSHLSTSTSQRTWSSRNTYS from the coding sequence ATGTCTGATGACGAAATGTTGGTTGCTCAATCTCCTAAAACGCCATTTCCGGCTTCTACGATAACCGAGGGCGTGCTTCATCCAAAGGATGACGGTGACTGCAATGACCAGTCACGAAAATCCCGTCCTAGGAAACGGGTGACCTTCGACATGCAGCTTAAGATTCACACCATTCCGAATAGGATTCCTGTGTACGAAAGGAGACCAGCCTATAACAACATGGGACCCCCGGCGCATTATTCTAGTCTACTTAATCGGGGTCAAAATCAACGAAGTTTGCTACCCCGTCCACTTGATATCAAAACTCGAGATAGGTATCTTGTTGGTGCTGCTAACCTGAGTGCAAAAAGGATTATTGATATATTTGGTTCAGCGAACAATCGGCATGTGTCTTCTCCGAGCCCAAACAGGCAACGGACCTCAGGATACAGAAACGCACGACGCGTGCCGCAGTATGCATCTCCCACTATCAGTAGTAGCGCGCGCTTAACGCAATCATTAACGGAAAGTGCTGCAACAGAGAGGCATGAGCCGGTAATGAGCCGAGCTGCCGCAAATCTTAAACAGATAACTGATGCAATAGGGGAGGAGTCACCGAGAAATGGGGAGGAGCAATATTTCCCAAGGGACGCCGAAATGTTAGAAACGATTTCAAATGGAGTCACAGGTGAGCGGGATATCTCAGCTAATTCAGTTTACGGTAGTCAGCAAACACGGACCAGAGTTCAGAGCTCTCCATCTCGTGTTCAGAGTTATtcatatacacaaaataacctCTCAAACTCTCACCATGGGGGTCGTTTCTCGCATGGCCCAGAAAGGTTAAGATCTGCTTCGCTAGCCACGCCCAGACCAGAGCCCCTTGATGGAGGTACAGGTCGATTACCAATCGTCACATCAGAGCAAATTCAACTTAATAACCGCTACATGACTTCCAGGGTAAATACTGGTAAAGATGAACAAATGCGCCTGTCGGCCCATGGTAGAAGTGATTTATATAAATCTAATAGtgatgaatatgcaaatgataAAGATTTCAATGGTAACGTACCGAATAGGACACCATCCAGATGTTCTACTATTGATGCATATGCAATTGATGGTCCAGATCACAGTAACGTCAATTCATTCAATCTATCCGCAAATGGGTCTGCAACAACCAGAAGGATAGGAAGTGGGCGTGGACAGAGGCGACTTATAACCACGCCCCCTTCTCGAGCATGGGAAGGATTTGAAATGGCAATTACTCAACCGTCATTGCAAGTCAGTGCTTTGCGAACAGCAGTTAATTTACCTCATCAATCAAGTCCAATATCTAGTCACCTCTCAACTTCAACTTCACAGAGGACTTGGTCAAGTAgaaatacatattcatga